A genomic window from Streptomyces mirabilis includes:
- a CDS encoding NADH-ubiquinone oxidoreductase-F iron-sulfur binding region domain-containing protein yields MRRVQSRPVRGRRPRAATAIGAGVLAALPPSRCGLAETARVLRYLALESAGQCGPCLNGLPRIAATFPTLAAPGPQGGTREDIARWAGLVEGRGACHHPDGTVRLVRSALTTFAAELDAHAAGHCTATDHSPLLPVPANRS; encoded by the coding sequence GTGCGACGCGTACAGAGTCGTCCGGTTCGGGGTCGTCGACCACGGGCAGCGACAGCGATCGGCGCGGGCGTCCTCGCCGCGCTGCCCCCCAGCCGCTGCGGCCTCGCCGAGACCGCCCGTGTGCTGCGCTACCTGGCCCTCGAATCGGCCGGCCAGTGCGGACCCTGCCTCAACGGTCTGCCCCGTATCGCCGCCACCTTCCCGACCCTGGCCGCACCGGGGCCGCAGGGCGGCACCCGCGAGGACATCGCCCGTTGGGCCGGACTCGTCGAGGGCCGCGGCGCCTGCCACCACCCCGACGGCACGGTCCGCCTGGTGCGCAGCGCACTCACGACCTTCGCCGCCGAACTCGACGCGCACGCCGCGGGCCACTGCACGGCGACCGACCACTCCCCGCTGCTGCCCGTCCCCGCGAACAGGAGCTGA